From one Streptomyces sp. R41 genomic stretch:
- the rho gene encoding transcription termination factor Rho, giving the protein MSDTTDLMGARVEETAAAPATDASAPATGAGSRRRRGTGLEGMVLAELQQVASGLGIRGTARMRKSQLIEVIKEAQAGGGAPAKTAEAATETKPKRRATSKARTGDEAAAPAEKKAEKAAAEKAVAQQQIEIPGQPASDDAPAERRRRRATAEAGSPETVAAEAKSEPKAEAPVQTQGEPKGDTAEGADGRQGRRDRRDRDRDRGGRDRDRDRRGKGDEQQGGQGGGQQRQDRQDRQQQGGGRQDRQDRQQRDNGPQDDDDFEGGRRGRRGRYRDRRGRRGRDEIAEPQVADDDVLIPVAGILDILDNYAFIRTSGYLPGPNDVYVSLAQVRKNGLRKGDHVTGAVRQPKEGERREKFNALVRLDSVNGMAPESGRGRPEFNKLTPLYPQDRLRLETDPGVLTTRIIDLVAPIGKGQRGLIVAPPKTGKTMIMQAIANAITHNNPECHLMVVLVDERPEEVTDMQRSVKGEVISSTFDRPAEDHTTVAELAIERAKRLVELGHDVVVLLDSITRLGRAYNLAAPASGRILSGGVDSTALYPPKRFFGAARNIEDGGSLTILATALVDTGSRMDEVIFEEFKGTGNAELKLDRKLADKRVFPAVDVDASGTRKEELLLGSDELAITWKLRRVLHALDQQQAIELLLDKMKQTKSNAEFLLQIQKTTPMPGNGND; this is encoded by the coding sequence GTGAGCGACACCACCGATCTGATGGGCGCACGTGTCGAGGAGACCGCTGCCGCGCCCGCCACGGACGCCTCCGCGCCTGCCACCGGTGCCGGCTCCCGGCGGCGCCGCGGTACCGGCCTCGAGGGCATGGTGCTGGCCGAGCTGCAGCAGGTCGCATCCGGCCTCGGCATCAGGGGCACCGCGCGCATGCGCAAGAGCCAGCTGATCGAGGTCATCAAGGAGGCGCAGGCGGGCGGGGGAGCCCCGGCGAAGACCGCCGAGGCAGCCACCGAGACCAAGCCGAAGCGCCGGGCCACCTCGAAGGCTCGTACGGGCGACGAGGCCGCCGCTCCGGCCGAGAAGAAGGCCGAGAAGGCCGCCGCCGAGAAGGCCGTGGCCCAGCAGCAGATCGAGATCCCCGGCCAGCCCGCCAGCGACGACGCCCCCGCTGAGCGCCGTCGTCGCCGTGCCACCGCCGAGGCCGGCAGCCCCGAGACGGTCGCCGCCGAGGCGAAGAGCGAGCCGAAGGCCGAGGCGCCGGTTCAGACGCAGGGCGAGCCCAAGGGCGACACCGCTGAGGGTGCCGACGGCCGTCAGGGCCGCCGTGACCGCCGTGACCGCGACCGTGACCGCGGTGGCCGTGACCGCGACCGCGACCGCCGTGGCAAGGGCGACGAGCAGCAGGGCGGCCAGGGCGGTGGTCAGCAGCGTCAGGACCGCCAGGACCGGCAGCAGCAGGGCGGCGGCCGTCAAGACCGCCAGGACCGGCAGCAGCGTGACAACGGGCCGCAGGACGACGACGACTTCGAGGGTGGCCGCCGCGGCCGCCGCGGGCGCTACCGTGACCGCCGTGGCCGTCGTGGCCGCGACGAGATCGCCGAGCCGCAGGTCGCGGACGACGACGTCCTGATCCCCGTCGCGGGCATCCTGGACATCCTCGACAACTACGCGTTCATCCGTACCTCGGGTTACCTTCCGGGTCCCAACGACGTGTACGTCTCCCTCGCCCAGGTCCGCAAGAACGGGCTGCGCAAGGGCGACCACGTCACCGGCGCGGTCCGTCAGCCCAAGGAAGGCGAGCGCCGCGAGAAGTTCAACGCGCTCGTCCGACTGGACTCCGTCAACGGCATGGCGCCCGAATCCGGGCGTGGGCGGCCGGAGTTCAACAAGCTGACGCCCCTGTACCCGCAGGACCGGCTCCGTCTGGAGACCGACCCGGGTGTGCTGACGACCCGCATCATCGACCTCGTCGCGCCGATCGGTAAGGGCCAGCGCGGTCTGATCGTGGCCCCGCCGAAGACCGGCAAGACCATGATCATGCAGGCGATCGCCAACGCGATCACGCACAACAACCCCGAGTGCCACCTGATGGTCGTCCTGGTCGACGAGCGTCCGGAAGAGGTCACCGACATGCAGCGGTCGGTCAAGGGCGAGGTCATCTCCTCGACCTTCGACCGCCCGGCCGAGGACCACACCACGGTCGCCGAGCTCGCCATCGAGCGCGCCAAGCGTCTGGTGGAGCTGGGCCACGACGTCGTCGTACTGCTCGACTCGATCACGCGTCTGGGCCGTGCGTACAACCTCGCCGCCCCGGCCTCCGGCCGCATCCTGTCCGGTGGTGTCGACTCGACCGCGCTGTACCCGCCGAAGCGCTTCTTCGGTGCCGCGCGCAACATCGAGGACGGCGGCTCGCTGACCATCCTGGCCACCGCGCTCGTCGACACCGGCTCGCGCATGGACGAGGTGATCTTCGAGGAGTTCAAGGGCACCGGCAACGCGGAGCTCAAGCTCGACCGGAAGCTCGCCGACAAGCGCGTCTTCCCGGCCGTCGACGTCGACGCGTCCGGTACGCGTAAGGAAGAGCTCCTGCTCGGCAGCGACGAGCTCGCCATCACCTGGAAGCTGCGTCGTGTGCTGCACGCGCTCGACCAGCAGCAGGCGATCGAGCTGCTCCTCGACAAGATGAAGCAGACGAAGTCGAACGCCGAGTTCCTGCTGCAGATCCAGAAGACGACGCCGATGCCGGGCAACGGCAACGACTGA
- a CDS encoding trypsin-like serine protease — protein sequence MSGGGRHRRRIRIAVPVAAAGLAAAVAGALLMSSANAATALPTPTTKPSIAAPSVAELQKRVAGALAGDDTAGQAAKKSSLSAGTNTSSVDPKIIGGSETTISTAPWMAQLWYYDDKGTTDESDDLGFFCGGSVVSPTKILTAAHCVKGYNWYKYGAVVTGTAQLPTSDSSGNTDLHGGTVSLPLRQWNHPSYSSTTIDNDIAVITLDRPVTAKPIRMTTSGDTASYAAGTQATLYGWGRTSSTTQDISETLKTATLPINSDSTCTGAYGSEFIKGHMVCAGKPATGSDTGTTTACNGDSGGPLIVGGRIVGVVSWGVQDCVAEGAYSVFSKVSTYVGAAYPRVDDTNLSRDHKADLWVRNSSTKTGYEKDSTGTSFAARESLGDWDGVNVVLQTDLNRDGVQDFVVRQSGTGDVYWSHYVWASQSWSTDKIFSGWNTRTRIVAPGDVTGDYLPDLLSVDSGGTLWIYPGKGNGTFSSRVSVGTGWNQYNSLRGHGDFTGDGKTDLIARSKTGSYVYLYKGTGKSGSGAFSSRVKVRTWDGYNAFDAPGDVTGDGKADFLARTPGGTLYLYPGTGKATSEIFATRISVGTGFQQYDIFG from the coding sequence ATGTCCGGGGGCGGTCGCCACAGACGCCGCATACGGATCGCCGTCCCGGTCGCGGCCGCCGGTCTGGCCGCCGCTGTCGCGGGGGCACTGCTGATGTCGTCCGCGAACGCCGCCACGGCCCTGCCGACGCCGACCACGAAGCCCAGCATCGCCGCGCCCAGCGTGGCCGAGCTGCAGAAGCGCGTCGCGGGCGCCCTCGCCGGTGACGACACCGCGGGTCAGGCGGCCAAGAAGTCGTCGCTGAGCGCCGGCACGAACACGTCGAGCGTCGACCCGAAGATCATCGGTGGCAGCGAGACCACCATCAGCACGGCCCCGTGGATGGCACAGCTCTGGTACTACGACGACAAGGGCACCACCGACGAGAGCGACGACCTCGGCTTCTTCTGCGGCGGCTCCGTCGTGTCGCCGACGAAGATCCTCACCGCCGCGCACTGCGTCAAGGGCTACAACTGGTACAAGTACGGCGCCGTCGTCACCGGCACCGCCCAGCTGCCCACCAGCGACAGCTCCGGCAACACCGACCTGCACGGCGGCACCGTCTCCCTGCCCCTGCGGCAGTGGAACCACCCGTCGTACAGCTCGACGACCATCGACAACGACATCGCGGTCATCACGCTGGACAGACCCGTCACCGCCAAGCCGATCCGCATGACGACGTCCGGTGACACGGCCTCGTACGCGGCCGGAACCCAGGCGACGCTCTACGGCTGGGGCCGCACCAGCTCCACCACCCAGGACATCTCCGAGACCCTGAAGACGGCCACGCTGCCCATCAACTCCGACAGCACCTGCACCGGTGCCTACGGCAGCGAGTTCATCAAGGGGCACATGGTCTGCGCGGGCAAGCCGGCGACCGGCAGCGACACCGGCACCACCACGGCGTGCAACGGCGACTCCGGCGGCCCGCTGATCGTCGGCGGCCGCATCGTCGGCGTCGTCTCCTGGGGCGTCCAGGACTGCGTGGCGGAGGGCGCCTACAGCGTCTTCTCGAAGGTCAGCACCTATGTGGGCGCGGCCTACCCGAGGGTGGACGACACCAACCTCAGCCGTGACCACAAGGCCGACCTCTGGGTGCGCAACTCCTCCACCAAGACGGGCTACGAGAAGGACTCCACGGGCACGTCGTTCGCCGCGCGCGAATCGTTGGGCGACTGGGACGGCGTCAACGTCGTGCTGCAGACCGACCTGAACCGGGACGGCGTCCAGGACTTCGTGGTCCGCCAGAGCGGCACCGGAGACGTCTACTGGTCGCACTACGTGTGGGCGAGCCAGAGCTGGTCCACCGACAAGATCTTCAGCGGCTGGAACACCCGTACCCGCATCGTCGCCCCCGGTGACGTCACCGGCGACTACCTGCCCGACCTGCTCTCGGTCGACTCCGGCGGCACGCTGTGGATCTACCCGGGCAAGGGCAACGGCACCTTCTCCAGCCGGGTGAGCGTCGGCACGGGCTGGAACCAGTACAACTCCCTGCGCGGCCACGGCGACTTCACCGGCGACGGCAAGACCGACCTGATCGCGCGCAGCAAGACCGGCTCGTACGTCTACCTCTACAAGGGCACCGGCAAGTCCGGCAGCGGAGCCTTCTCCAGCCGCGTCAAGGTGCGCACCTGGGACGGCTACAACGCCTTCGACGCCCCCGGTGACGTGACCGGCGACGGCAAGGCCGACTTCCTGGCCCGTACGCCCGGCGGCACGCTCTACCTGTACCCGGGCACCGGCAAGGCGACCAGCGAGATCTTTGCCACAAGAATCTCGGTCGGTACCGGTTTCCAGCAGTACGACATCTTCGGCTGA
- a CDS encoding LCP family protein has protein sequence MPAESTPEPAIPGEPGTSAPRHRGKGRRRKTRSTRSKALLITAWTAAGIVVLGGTGAGILYFKLNSNLKNVDINQALGTDRPTKVDNGSANILVLGSDTRSGSNKKLGGGTDDGSARSDTAMIVHVYKGHKKASVVSIPRDTLVERPSCTDTKGVTHDAASDVMFNSAYSTGGAACAVKTVESMSGIRMDHYIEVDFSGFEKLIDDLGGVTVTTTKDIKDSDSHLNLTAGTHTLNGKQALGLVRTRHGVGDGSDLGRIQLQQAFIKALVNQVKHIGVLSNPKKLYDLADTATKAVTTDSDIGSVTDLASFANGLKGISSSNMNMVTMPVQYDAANANRVLVSKAKAELVWKALKDDRPIPKAATEGTATGTAKGVVSSS, from the coding sequence ATGCCTGCCGAGAGCACGCCGGAACCCGCCATACCCGGGGAGCCCGGCACGAGCGCCCCGCGCCACCGCGGGAAGGGCCGCCGCCGCAAGACGCGCAGCACGCGTAGCAAGGCCCTCCTCATCACGGCCTGGACCGCCGCGGGCATCGTCGTACTGGGGGGCACGGGCGCCGGGATCCTCTACTTCAAGCTCAACAGCAACCTGAAGAACGTCGACATCAACCAGGCCCTCGGCACCGACCGGCCGACGAAGGTCGACAACGGCTCCGCGAACATCCTGGTCCTGGGCTCCGACACGCGCTCCGGCAGCAACAAGAAGCTGGGCGGCGGCACCGACGACGGCAGCGCCCGCTCCGACACGGCGATGATCGTGCACGTGTACAAGGGGCACAAGAAGGCCAGCGTGGTCTCCATACCCCGCGACACCCTCGTCGAGCGGCCCTCGTGCACCGACACCAAGGGCGTGACGCACGACGCGGCCTCCGACGTCATGTTCAACTCCGCGTACTCCACCGGCGGCGCCGCCTGCGCGGTGAAGACCGTCGAGTCCATGTCCGGTATCCGCATGGACCACTACATCGAGGTCGACTTCAGCGGCTTCGAGAAACTCATCGACGACCTCGGCGGTGTCACGGTCACCACGACCAAGGACATCAAGGACTCCGACAGCCACCTGAACCTGACGGCCGGCACGCATACTCTCAACGGCAAGCAGGCGCTCGGCCTCGTCCGCACCCGGCACGGTGTCGGCGACGGCTCCGACCTCGGCCGCATCCAGCTCCAGCAGGCGTTCATCAAGGCCCTGGTGAACCAGGTGAAGCACATCGGCGTCCTCTCCAACCCGAAGAAGCTGTACGACCTCGCCGACACCGCGACCAAGGCCGTCACCACCGACTCCGACATCGGCTCGGTCACCGACCTCGCGTCCTTCGCCAACGGCCTCAAGGGCATCAGCTCGTCGAACATGAACATGGTGACGATGCCGGTCCAGTACGACGCCGCGAACGCCAACCGCGTGCTGGTCAGCAAGGCCAAGGCCGAGCTGGTCTGGAAGGCGCTGAAGGACGACCGGCCGATCCCGAAGGCGGCCACCGAGGGCACGGCCACCGGCACCGCGAAGGGCGTCGTCAGCTCGTCCTGA
- the rpmE gene encoding 50S ribosomal protein L31, with protein MKRDIHPEYVETQVSCTCGASFTTRSTISSGAIRAEVCSECHPFYTGKQKILDTGGRVARFEARFGKAAAAKK; from the coding sequence TTGAAGCGCGACATCCACCCCGAGTACGTCGAGACGCAGGTCAGCTGCACCTGTGGCGCGTCGTTCACCACCCGTAGCACGATCTCCAGCGGTGCCATCCGCGCCGAGGTCTGCTCCGAGTGCCACCCGTTCTACACGGGCAAGCAGAAGATCCTCGACACCGGTGGCCGTGTGGCCCGCTTCGAGGCCCGCTTCGGCAAGGCTGCCGCTGCCAAGAAGTAG